TATTTTTTACACTTTACCCCCTTCTTGCTGAGCTCTTATTAAATTCCACAGGCACGATCCTTGTCCACCGAGAAAACAAGCACTGTAAAAGTTTGAATTATTGGTTCGGTAATGACGatgatattttatgctttttacgctttcccggcgaacagtataaataaaattttctcggattTCGCGCGGGTAAGACATTTAAAAAGCGCAAACGTTTCGAGTTCCGTCTCTTCACCCAATCTCAATCATTATCAATCGAAACGTCGCacaatgggctgaaatcgaaacgagcaggacaaaacctcaaaatcgaattttttgagtgcggaaattgacaCTTTGCTcagttgttttcaatacattagtgcattatTTTACGCAATCCATTTTTCTtaggtaaattttttaagcaaattacttgacctcaaagttgaacaaatttcgcaaaaattgctcTCATTGAAttgttttcgaaattcagcaCGTCAAAACTATTTGCACACCGTCTGTGGCAAATCgatggaaacaaaaatttacgacattattatgcggtttaatattgttaattcttggcaaattTTACGACTCAGTCAtggtattatttgtggccgataagatacaaaatggcggaccctgtttttcatcaaaagtttgcgttcatgtaggattataaaaaaagatcATCGAGTTACcttgagatatttacaccacatatacagcaGAACCTATAAAGTATGATGttaaaaggagaattgcgaccacctgcgaatccgaaattaagatcgatttttcgaaccaGCTTGTtttgatttcagcccactgtgcgtcgcgtcggcgctcttaaaaTTTCTTACCCGCGTGGAAACccgataaaattttaatgatgatggCATTCTTTGCCCGTGGGCAGGGACTAACCGCCAAGCTGGTTCTTTTCTAAATGAAAATGGACGTCATGGGACAAATtggaattaaatgattatttttacacccAAAAACAGCCCTCagcaacaaatatttatttcggtgACCATCACCTCTATTTTATGAGTCTCTACATTCACATCaaaccaaaattaaaagtaaacctCCAATGCCATTCATATCCTACCCTTGATTCAGGCACGCACTtcgtccaatattttttttcaatttttatgtaactAATTTTGCAAAAATcctagtattattattattattgtaaactcATCATTTGAAAGTCTATCGCATGGTATTTTAAATATAGTTCTTCTCACCCAGTTAGTCAAATTAAAAATCTATGCCTATCAATGGTCACACAATAATGTAACAAAAACAAACAagatttctgtaatttagatGTGACTGATTACGCCGATAAACATGCGTGCtttagaaattttaagtttagtgGAGAATTATTACAGTAATCATATATTCATCCATAAAAATAGTATCATCGGGCCAGATAACATTCAATTCAAAGATTTATGCTGAGCGAAATGTAAAGCATATGATGAACATTCCATCAATTTAAACTTTGACGATTATTTCATCAGAGGTATGCCATAATGTATGTCTCTTTTGATCTCCAAATGTCACAACCGCCACTGAAGACAAAATGATAGTCAAGCATGCTTTAAAGAGATTTTATTGAGGTCAAAGGGTGATTGAAAAACACAGACATGAAAACTTTTCCTTCGTGTGcggcttttgatgaaaatacgtCTCACTGAAATGGGGTCCAGGTGTTGCCTTCCCGTTGCTCGGTATGCTGTTCCAACTCATCAATGCATTCAATAACCTTGTCTGAAATTAATAGACAAAAAAGTTAATGATAGAAATAAGCGctcttaatattaatattttaattacataaattcATTTGATTACCttataaatatgattattttatggggaaacatttttcattgcattcaacCTGAGCCATTGGCACGCACTGCTGGGACTTTATGTCAAAATACTGCTGCAAAGGACAGTTTTCAATGGCAATATTGCCTCCTTCGCATAGAATATATCTTGCACAGTCAAATGGGTATGAGAAGATGCCGTGTGCGCATGGACACTGTAGGAAGTAATGAGTTATCGATTAGAAAATTCATATTATCACCGCTCCACATGACCATTTATTTACCGCTCAGAGTTATAGCAAAAATTTCAAGTCAAATATTTAAGCATGATGAGTGAAGAATGATGTAGCTCTTTCCCCGCGAATTATTTGCATTAAGTCTTCTCGGTATTTCCACCATTTTAATTCGGTGAATATCACCCACCTACTTTTTTTGCCAAATAAATTCTTGTAAATCGCCTTGAGGTGTGCGTTGTATACCCGAAGGTGATTTACAGCCAATTAAAACCCGTGGAAATCCCGAGAACAATTCACGTAAATGATGAGTTAATCTTGTCTTTTAGATTTTCTGTTTctccatttcaaaaattttgatatcGTATGTGTTGAATGCTCGTATAGTAAGACCCTGGTAATCGTGAATTGCATTTTTAGATGCATTCCGTAACTTATCAAAATTCTCCAGTGCGCATGATCTTAATTCTGCATAAAATATTCCGCGCAAAAAGTGCGCCGATTGAAACTGCAGATCATTGAAAATGCTTTGAAGAATATACAGTCAAACCTCGCTAAGCTAGGACTGGGTAAGTGGGAAATCTCGTAACAGGAGACTTATTGCCAAATCCCATCATTTTTACTCATGAAAGTAGCTTTTATAAGTGAGAATCTAGGAACCTCCATAAGTGAGAAATTTTTGTAAGTATGTGTTCGCCAAGGAGGTTgcaaatatactggagggggtaATACTAGTTCCgtgcgttgagcgcagtgtggcaggaatgggggtgcttgggtaggatagccacgcctactttgaccagaACATTGATAaccccataagagtcaatgctaactatttggtgaaatgttCGGTCAAAATCGATGTTagctaaaataaactatcgcaagcgaacactgtaaaccttttttatcattatgggaaggcttcgtgaaaacatgcgtcgaatatcttttcccaaggaaagaTTATTGCCAGTCTCCACGGTTCCGCTGTGTAACTAGCTAGCCGAAATTAAcgttttacaagtgtaaaatatccattcccctgcccTTCTACtcgtaattaataagattacagccaatgaaaatcttacgatagcggaccggttgcaacaatagtacgaaagtatgttcacgacgatatattattaCCACGATATGACAATATGTACAGTTTAATTATGTActcagtagtatgacgaacgatcggaaaactcagacgacaatcaagaagtaattgttgtattttcattttataaatcagagatCAGATAACAATATATGGGGGATAGAATACTTAATTATatacgcagtggcgcagcgaggggagggatttgggggataacccATCCCACCCCCAAGAGCTCGAAGAAgcttttaagttttatccattttacttaattggattgatatcgctaatagaatagtgtaaggattaataaagtatccctctgaaaaccgtaaaactcaccattttgaaccatttatcttaaaatgttgcaatttattaatctcgcacatacctcttatcctggtgggtattccatacctccacacaccccggtattggttgctcctaaacccccccccccaccagccttaattcctagctgcgcccctgtatgtACGTACAGtatttgagactaagtccgaaaattgtcaaagcaagatggcggaattctgatcACGCTTAAAACTCGACTACAGCGCCCCCAGATGTTTGCAACCCCCTTGGTGCACGCTGCCCAACTCAATATGGAATGATGGAAAACCTATcccgcactcaaagttgagattTGTATACATTTTACTTTACTTTGGTTTGAAGGAAACATTCTTCACGACTCTATCAATTCCTAACACACACTTTGAAGGAAGTTGAGGAAGAATGAAAGCgacatttttttcgaagaaaatttcaaatgttcacATTGTTGCATCTTCGAATCCAGCGAATCGAGACATGCTGTGGTGAGGTTTCCAACGGTAACAATCTATTTATGACAAGAGGAACGAGTtttaaaaaacatattaataataTCACAATGGAATTTCAAAAGACATCAACTGATTTCTCTAATTAAACACTGTAAATAATATAAAGTATATAGATAATTACACATCATTAATGTGTAATTGTGAATTCCCTGCAATCTACTCCCCCTACTTCCTTATTTGCACCTGCATAAGTGAGAGAGGTCATTCCCGTACCTTATGAAGAAACAAGGGTAAGTCATAATAagcgaaaacgaaaaaaaataccgGTGCCTTGAAATCTCACTTATCAAGGTTGGACTATATACCTATgcaaattttacagttaaattgaCTGACAATGAGAACCGATTTATTGAGTTTCTGAAAATTCTGTATCTTTGCCTTTTCATAGAGGAGTTAGCCATTATGATTTGGTTATAATGAAACTAACTTTCGGCATTATCATGTCTTCCTTTTACTTTTAATCAATTGATTAGCAATATCATAATGAAATGATATAGGTTTGGCTATCTGTACTTTAAACGTTGATTATTGTACAACCAATTTTCAATACTTACAGTTACATTCAAGCCTGCGCCTGCAATAGAAATAGGAAATATATTATCACTAAGCGATTAACAGATGGCTATAGGGATAATATTCAGGGGAACTGttggtttttatttaattctaagaCGAATTTCGTTTTCAGGCATTATATTTGGCTCTAACATAcgaatttcaaattctatttcCGGCGAACGGTACTAGGAATGGCAAGTAGGTACTAGGAATCGACACTTGGAATTACCCTGGAATTGAATCCCCACTCTAAATGTACCAAATtgtcaaatttacttttttagcgAAAAAATCTATAGGTTATTAGATTTTTCTCTTGCCGCCACAAGTTGCTATCCCTGGGCGGCAAAAATCATCTGATTACATAACATTTGCGTCGCCTAAATTGAATGTCATTTTATCCATCCACCGTAGTATCATTCATGTTTACCGGAGTCGTCAGCTgtatgaaaagtttttaaaattactactaTTGCATTATAAGACTTACGTGTTTTCTAGTTCAATTTTTCGGATTCCTTATAGGGTAACCCGACATTACGACTATTTTCACTTAGTGAAGCAGCtattgtaattatgattgttagaATTGGGAAATGAATTTATGCCTCTAATTGTAATTACAAACCATTTTGAAGTGATGATACACCTATTGACACTTTATATTACGGCAAAAAACAATTGTGAAATCACACACTATACGTTAATACGAATTGAAAATTGTTGTGGAAAGGGTAAGACGAATCTTACATTCTAGCGAAATAAAAACATATGATGAACATTCCATTAACATAAACCTAAGTGATTATCCATCAGAGGTACTTCTATGCCATAAGTATGTCTCTTTTGATCTCCACCTTTACCCACCACAAATTATACTCGTTGAATAGTTTAAATGAGCtctatatttgttttaaaaatgcataatggAAATTTCGGGTCTTAAAACCTTACAATTAGACTTGTGTGAAACACAATTGGATAATTAGTGGCACGTTGGATCTCAAGGAGGTATTGAAGAAGACTACCTCATGCAATTCATGTAAGTTCTTAACAATAAGGTAAATATATTCAGTGAGTTAGTGTTTAACAGCATCGTGATAACTCActcttaaggaaataaaaatacacgAACGTATTTTTGCTTAAAATTAGAGAGAAAATTGTAGCCATGAGTAATGCAACTCTATCTAAAGTAGGTAGCCAAAAAGAATACACTGGGAAATTAGTGCTACGgaagtaatgataaatattccCTCCATTCTTTGTATATCCTTCGATGTCCTAAAGGCTGTTTTATagggggcacgtacttgcacaatgtgacttgtgtacgaaggcgcaatcaaaattgcgtcgtgtaaagcggtgaattgctagaacacttgGCGAGAATGCttggatgtgagacggcaaaatagttcctgttctaatttcggtcatgcattcgcgcaataaGTTAttcctacctgaagttatttttaagatcttccctgcaaatgcgaaaatttttaggaagaagtgtgcatcactaaTTGACTAATTACataatggtttaaaagggagagtgtgaaattgggtcaatgttcattttttagttgtattatattagaattaatgtatttaatggattgtttgaaattggtttatttgggcaatgttaaattcttagttgtattaGATtggaattagtgtattattttttccatggatatctattctgtttctatgTATTGTTCAGAATTTGTTATTCATGCACATGTAATGCTgacaccaggcaatagcctacttgcagcaatgtacaataataataataataataataataataataaattccacgccattttagaaattaatgcaatcgaaacctgcgcatttccgtgccccgtgtataaTGGACTGCCGTTATTAATTATGTTTACGTATCGATTTTATGCTCTTCAACCATTTCAAGTTCGCCTTCACcatgatttttatcattattatggcACCACATTAAAAGACATGAATTAGTATGAGTCAATAAGAATATACTTACCATTGCAGCTGCTGATGGCGATCACCACCCCTGCAATAAAtcacaataattaatattttcctgctCTCGAAAGTGCGTCATTAAGGGGAATGGAAAACTCATGAACGTTTAACAGGCTAATTTTGGCCACTTATTATTTCAACCATACAGATGTGTCATTGATTTTTCGTATTATAGGCTAAATATGGATTATATCTCATATACCTCCTTTTTATCCTGTTTATTCCTATTTATTCCtataaagtttttctttaaaaatcaattttatgcaTACTTTCCATGAATTAATCCTATATGCCATCATAAACGTGAATGAAAAATCCTAAGGAGGGCTAGAGATATTTATGTTCTCACTCCAATGCATTAGCAGTTTCATTTTAACCTAAACCTCCGTTGGTCTATCAGTCGCCactccattttcttttcctttcccacatcgtgttttcaaagtAAGGAAACTTTCCTTACTcgtatcatattatttaattcttcTGAATTAGTCAACagtatgattttatgtttcgtcgcatttctggaattaatacgaatattttgctgcttttggcgtctggtagGTAACTTGAGCCACAATAATTTATATGCTAATTCCTTTAAGATATctattgcaaagtttttaaatgcgtttaattatttaaaaaaaacattatgcacaactatttaaagcattaaatttgggtTAAACGCGACTTTTTGCATCACATTTATGATTGTAATCAATGTATCACatgaatgaaactattattgctgtaaaaataaacgtgtaatgagtattttattaatatgtacatCTCCATTATTATCATTCATATATTTGAtgcccatgcatgaaattaaatattatatgaatgattttttgtagttaaaacagttatttctactggcatgtattttctttaaccattactaagtggcgtctgtgagacgccgcgcgacaaattGCGTTCCAAAATAAGACGCGACTGACGTGGGGTTAAATTGTGCGATCATTTTATTAAAACTACTGAGCATATTGTGATAGAAATAGAGTATGATCTCAGGAGTCTGACATATGACTATACCGACGTCGGCCCGTAATGTATCACTTTTTGCCATTTGAATGATTTAAATATTACTATTACTTGCATAGAGCTTTTTTCGACTTTGTTTTCATTGCGTACTATAGAAATTAATCAGGCAAAAATCCACGAGACTGATATAACGTGCCTATTTGTTGGTTAAGGTAAAACTCTAATGAGGGCAGATTTATTCAATGAAGCAGTAAATACGAGGAGAACTCTGTTCATGATCACATGGAAAGGATAAAATGCTCAATGACGAATGATTATTACATTTTATGTCCCAATATATTCGAGAGCAAAACCGATCAAACAAATCCTGAATTAAAATCGTGTTCACTTACCGAATAAAACTGCCAAGGTGAAGGTTTTCATTGTGCTTGCTTTACTTTCTTAGTGAGCGTATTGTAAATTGCGCCCGAGGATCCTTCCTATATATACTCTACGAGAGGGGATTCAATCggtcaaattttttaattgatcattgttcgtaagttttttttatcaattgacACAGTGAATTGAGAGAGTCGGTTGCACCTTAGTGAGAATTCGGTTTACCTTAATATCAAAATATGTGCGATAAATATCATGACTTACGGAcgtttatcattatcattgaATCTCTAAATGGAGTGGGGTGACTTGGTGAATCCCTCGGATCCAGAATAAAATTTTGGGACCGTAATAATCATTTAGTCTTTTATTAGAGTTAAACGATCTTTATAATTTTGATGAGCTTAAAGACATATATTTCGAGTACTTTCGAAAGTTCCGCGATGTCTTTGTCTCTCTCTTGGCATTCCGTCAAGATTGCgtcgcaattttatttcattttctgcccAGCGACGGGGGCCACATATCTTAAGTCGCCATCGCCGGGAAAAACCGCCCCAGAACACCAAAACAGACGAGAATTTCAACCTGGTGATTCGACCTCAAGACGTCATTTCAAAAATTGGTGATACTGTTGCCAATAATTAACAGCATCGCGACGGTAACCCCAAAGAAAGTCAACAGAGATATAAATGTCAAATTAACATTTAATAAGCTGCGTTTAACtattcaaatggaataaaatgaaaaaaattatactgtaCGACTTAGGTTACGACGTGGCACGTCATTGCCTTTTGCCACCACCAGCTTTGATAAGGTAtgcaagggaatgaaccagtttcctagtgtcactaaatcaaactgaatttcaACGCGTATTGGCATTATTTGCGGTGacattgcggcggatattttatttacatgttatTTTCGCTCTCATTTAAAAACTTCAGCGTTGattataagaaaatatacttcgacggatcggccaatttacgagagaaagtaaattgaagttctggagttggatttattatctagcatgagctgcacaatttaaaTGGTattaaggtctggttacacgatacattaacacgtatgggttaatgtctaagtgtatgaacgccaaaatgctccgtgtaaccaccctacttgtgcgaatgcattcacagaaaatagagcctgttttaatttggttcatacattcgtacatgatCCGTTCCGGTCCAACAAAATCAGTCACGCCAACGTACATTAACATTTAcaagttaatgtaccgtgtaccCGGGCCTTTAAATATTGCACATATCCCTCATACATAGTATCTctttaatgatgttgtaataaaaatattgcgggagttGGGAGTGTCGTTCAATTTCCCTCCTACTGATTAAATAGAAAAAACCGAAACTCAATCTCCAATCTGCGGCGGaagtggcgccgcttcattcgttgcaatacttttgaatccgactgtacatttGCATTCAAGTCACAGAATAAATGGTCACACACAAAttcttgttaaaaatttcaaaaaacaacaACGATCATAGCTGTGCTTTAAAGTTGGGGATGGGAACCCTAAGGAGCCTTTTAGATTCCATGAAGTTACGCCAGAAACAACGTATTACTGATTAGAGATTTGTATGTCACCACTCACTATCTAGGTTACGACATCCCGAAATAATGTCAGGAGAGAGTAAATATCAATTTAACATCTCATAAGCTGCTTTTAACTGTTGTTTCTTCATATATATTCAAAACGTCATTGCGATGCCCCTTAAATATATAATGTAGGCattttttctcgcaattttattAAACTCTAAGCAATATATTGATTTGTGTAAATTTTGAGACGaatcaatttatatatttagtGGCATAAGAAAACGTTGGTATATTTTCACCATGAGAATTAACGTACGTACATCAGAATCTTTATTCTAAATAAGCATTGttagataaaaaattgaggaatcCTTCAAATAAAGTTAAAGATTATGATATCATTTGTCATGCTTCGTAACCGTTGTGCAGATTTTGAGAACTGAGAGACCGGAAATCTAAGTTTAGCATTTCCTAAGAAAATGTTCCAATTAAGGAACGAGATGAATGCTAATTTGAAATTACGTCCGTGTTTTCGTTATTTTCATTCGCTACTTGTAAATATTCAAAAGGGTTTAAAGAAAAAGCCACAAAATGTCAGCTGCGAATGCGCGTATACAAAATCTGTACCTGTGAGTCAAAACGCACcccaaccagccagattacaaaatgataattaaaacaaTGGCGCATGTGTATCTTTGGCAATGTTAATGTTGTTTGcgtgaaaaaggaaacttaaaactaatgcCAGAGACTATatggcaaaaattattttgaacaacTGTGAGCAGTTTGGTTTCTTAATATTCAATGTAACTGATATGCCTTTCCTGCTAAAAGgaacatttccaaaaattttgacATTGATAATTCCAAATTTAATGTAACTATAACGTGTTTTTCACCGGGTGAGTTGTTTTAGGCCGACAAGAaattcacccggtggaaaacccgagaatatttccaGTATCATACGCCGTGAAAGAATAAAATCATATAATTCCGTAATACTCTTCCTATGGAATACCCTCTTGAGCATGGTCCCTGCCCTATGTAGGAGCCCCTGGGCTTGGTCAAAACATTATTcgtttaaaaccagtaaaaaaatcttcattccGTCATGCAGGGAACACACGGCGAAGAtcgaaaataaaactattgaCTCTTCGTTACTAActgtaaatttttatatgcacCTTCGTGTTCCCCGAATAATTATCCTTAGATTAAATTTTGGCATTAATCTTGCAAggttccgataaataacaggagaTTATTATTAAgtcttttcttaaaataaaaaaaattattgataattgaGAGATCGAGAAATCTACGTTTAGAATTTCGTAAGAAAATGGTCCAATTATGGAACGAGGTgaatgctaattttaaattacgtacgtgttttctttattttcattcgcTGCTTgtaaatattcaaaagaaaaaaaaagccacTAAATGTCAGCTGCGGAAGCGCGTATACAgaggctgtaccggtgagtcaaaactcaccccaactcactcaattaatttatttattttctttaaatttttcgtGAGAATATCTAAATTATGGAAACTAATACTATAAAAGCGAAACAAAGTCTCTCGGTGAGTAATAGCTGCCAATCAGGATACGGCAAAGGATGCAGGTAAgcaaaagaatttatttctttcgtgAAATCCGAATCACTGACACACTAATCATCTATCACTAGCATCTAGCTGATTATTTGACCTTAAATCATTATGTTTGAAGTGGGATGTAATGGATGTTAATTGTTGCCAAGGCTGACGTGTTCTTGGAAACGGTAATGAATTAAACtctttataaattaaaaacaccGGTGTTGATGCTCAGCTGGGACTCAATCAGCTCAAGTGGAGAATATGCACATTAATTGCGTgtatgttgtcgttggaaaatttctctattgaattaatttttgtcTACTCAGAGAAGTATTATAAATAAAACCAATATAATGCCATCCAACGTAATATATTGGGTAAAAAGGTCTAGCGGTGGCTTAAAATGTGTTGGCTATGTAGGAATTTTTCTTTACTGAAAGGGAGAAAagcaagaaaaagaaataaaagccagAGGGGTTTTCATGCATATTTCTTACCCACAAAATAACATGTGCCTAGTGATAATTCTTGTGTAAAGATTCTGATTGGCTTCATTGAAATTAGTAATTACGAggcataaattttctttttcaatctcCTTCTCTGCATCAACTGATTAACAAATAATTGGCTCTATTTTGATGATAAGTGAATTGGTCTACTTCACCACCGTTACTTTGATTGTTTAACTAAAcgtatttcacaaaaattatttgcaGCACCTGAAATGCATGTCATGCATCGCATAGTAACCACTCACTGAGAAAAACAGAACTATCTTTCGGAATTCAGCGAAATGGGGCACATTTTCGTATGACACACATTGCTGAAGCAAAAACCTGTGTTAAGAAATAATAGAGGCAAAAAAGCTTAGTGTAAGTACATTTATTTTTGTACAACCGACTTAAAGATCTTTAATGTCGTGCTTGGCATCTGTTTTGgcaatttattatttgaaatatttgatgTTGTTTGGTTTCTTTATGAGTGTTTTCACTGTCCGTTGAACGACTCATAATGGAGAAGTGAGGGTCGTCGTCGTAGTTACAATTTGGTAATTTATTCGATCACGCGTGTTTGGTTGGATGAGCTTTGCAGTCAACATTTCCCTTGAAGTCGCATAGATTCTTCTCGGGGTTGAACAACAATTTTCCGGGACATTTCTGCGCCCATGCAGTCAGCTCCTGGTTTTCATCCATGATGCAGACGAAGTATTTGCTGCAGTCATAAGGGTTAGGGAAAGTTCCAGCTGACGGGCACTGtaattgatgaattatttccaATAAGTGTTGTGACAAGTTGAAGAAAGTCGGGAACACTTTAATACCTTCTTACTccgttatatttctttaaatcttaTTAAGTGAAAGTTTAACTTACCCGAAACCATGGTGATGGAGTTgctataaagtaaaaaaatctattagTCAGAGTTTAACTTGGTTTACATCATGATTTGctggggtatttttatttataaacacattCAGTAGTTAAATATCATGAATGGACGTTGACTTAACATACaagtggaaggaaggaaggaagccagaaaatttttctatcTAAGTTATtggtttaataaataattatctgtAATTATGTCATAGATATTGTTCATAACTTCCTAGTTTTATGATATTCAAGCTCAGAATtgtgaaaaaatgatttctgATGTTGCCACTGCAGTacattctttcattcatttaGTAGGTATTTTTATATCCGCCGTTTGAGCCAAAAACGTTATTTTCCCCCATAATATTTTACACCGGCAAAGGTTTtccattatgatttttaagaCTAGAAATAATAGGCTGTGAATGTAAGGCTGTTGTTGTCTTTTCAGGCTATATTTATCGCATTCCTCTCTTTATTGGGTTGCTTTTAGAGTTTGTATTACTCCGATCTTGTACTTGAAATTAGTGTATTAGATTCGAGCTATCATTCGataattcataattttgtaaataaaagaaTCTATATATTCTAAAGAAATGATTCATCCTTATAGTTattacgtttatttttttctattcttataAATAAAGACGTCAAATCATTGCATGATAAATTCGCAGTCAGCGAACTAAGGGGGCAATTATGTAGCATGTTTTCTACAAATTTCATCGTGCAGATTCAGAAACCGTTCATCGAAGAAATGGATTTCTATCGTGCCTtgtaagaaaatatgtgaaacatttaAAGTAGTTTTATTTCATTAGCAAAGATTGAAACCACATCGAAAgcaataatgttacattttcgcccaaatattttacataagccaagatttttcattctgatttTAAAATTAG
This genomic interval from Ischnura elegans chromosome 5, ioIscEleg1.1, whole genome shotgun sequence contains the following:
- the LOC124159469 gene encoding uncharacterized protein LOC124159469 encodes the protein MKASLVLLLALGCVATVFVAAGLTTPKPTPSPWFRCPSAGTFPNPYDCSKYFVCIMDENQELTAWAQKCPGKLLFNPEKNLCDFKGNVDCKAHPTKHA